Part of the Spirochaetota bacterium genome, TGCGACATAGCCAAGCGATTCAAGGTCGTCGAGAAGTCGGGAAAGCGAAGCATGTGATATCCCGGTGACTGCGGCAACAATATCCTTGAAGCGTGCACCCCGCCGGGACGTGAGATATTCCAGAATAGTAAAAGTCCTGGAAAGTGATGTGATCGGTTTTAGTTTCATATATGTTACTATAGGTATTTTAATCAATACTAATATCTATATAAATCCACAGGAAGTCAAGTTGAAATCGGTAAAATACGCGTTGAATTCAGCTTCGTGCAGTACTTTCACGTTCTATAATGGAGCTTGGAATGATGACAGAGGGCATGGGAGCGTGAAGCCACCGGAAAATATTCTCTGTGTATGCGTCAAAGTCATTCTTTACTGTTGTGAGCGGCGGCGTCAGATACCGCGCAAAATAGATGTCGTCGAACCCCGCGATGCCGATATCCATCGGGATTTGCTTCCGAGCGTCGGCTGCGGCCTTGTATACCATTGGGGCTATCTGATCATGATGTATCTTGATGCAGTCGTATCCTGCTGCGATGATATTCCGTGCGATAGCATACACCGTTTCCGGCGATGTGATCTCCGTCCGAAAAACATCGCGTGTATGGTCGAAAAAGCCTTTGCCGTATGCCGCAGTAAGCTGCTTCAGCCGCGCATCCTGCGGGCTTTTAAATATATCGGCTCCCGGTGCGGAGGGCGGGATGTCGTACGTAAGAACGGCTGCCCGTGTGTATCCTCGCTTGACAAGATGCCCGAAGAGATCGAGCCACGCGCGCGTGAAATCCGCATACATGAAAGACGCGCGATGTGCCGCCGTACCGTCGCCCATGTAGTCGAGAACGAGAAGCCGGTCGCCGAAACGGTCGGAAAGCGCTTTTCGTTCTGCACGGTCCATCCTGTCCCAGAACCGGAATACGATGAGCTTCTCGAGATCGTAGGACAGCATGTCGCGTACCATGTCTCCCGCGGCGGTGTACTGGTCGTAATTCAGGAATTGTATCGGGATATTCCTTTCGATACTTGCGCGCAGCACCCGGTGCTTCAATTCATTGTTGGCGAGATCGTTGTACCTGTCCGATGCGAATCCGATGCTTCCGGTACGTTTCTTTCTGAGTGAGCGCGCGAATGTATTGGGCTTATAGTTGAAGCGTTCCGCAATGCGCAGTATCTTGTTTCGCGTCATCTCACTTACTTTCGCCCGTGAGTGCGTACTGGGGTTAAGCGCGACACTCGCCGCGACGATACTGACACCGGCCTTTTCAGCGATCTCTTTCAGCGTATGCATTCCTGCTGCAGTTCGTTTCATCAAGCTGTCTCGGTAAGACCCATGTCTATTGATCGTGTTTCCGAAGGGAAGAGTATTAGGGGCAGCACCGTGTTCGCGGAAAAAAGAAGCAGGAAAAGACGATGCAATTTCATACGATCACCGATCAAGGCCATCGATCCTCAGGAGATCGTTGTTGATGAATCGATCGGTATTTTTCGGCATGGATTTGAATACTTCGTATGCCTTGCGCGGCGCGAGGTTCGTCTCCACGAGTGCAAGCCCGCTCTCGCGGTCGAGTTTCGTTTTGAGCGACTTGAAATTCCACCAGAACACCTTTTCGATGTTCGGGTGCCTGAGCAATAGGGTGTACGTGTCGCGGAGATAATCAGCCTGCGCATCTTCGGTCGAATTCCATATCGATTTCGCCGTTTCGGTTATCCATATCGGTTTTTTTGCATCGCCATTCTTCGCCATGACCGCGATCGATCGGTTGAGCTGATAGATATTGCGTTCTACGGTCGATTGATAGAGATGGAACGCGAGTATATCGGTCTTTTCTTTCAGTCCCGCATCGTACATGCGCTGAAGATAATCATCCTTTCCTTTTTTTTCACCGATAATGCCGTCCTGCGCGAGGCCGCCCATGATGATCTTTACCTTCGGATTATATTTCCTGAGCGTTTCCCGGGCGATGGCCAGGTTACGCACAAAGTGCTCAGGCGTACCCGCCCAGAATTCCCAGTCCATTTCATTGCCGATCTCCCAGTAGTCGCTCGCTTTCGCATACATCCGCGCATACGCTTCGATGAGCAGGCGGTATTCTTCGCTGTCCGGGTGTGGATAAGCCCAGGCGGGGAAACCGTCCTTAATGCTTGCTTTCGGCGGCGTATACCATGGCACCTGCCCCGCCGATGCGATTATGTAGAATTGTATGCCGCGTTCACGAAGTCCGTTCATGAGCTTTTCATTTCTAGCGAGCTGTGAGGCGACCGCCTCAGCGTGTACCGCGGCTTCCCGATTGGTGAACGGTTTCCCGAGCCCGATGCGTACCCATTGCACACCCATGTCTTTCCACAGCGAAAGCGCTTTATCAAGCAATTCGTCAGTGTAGCCGAAGGGATGCGTGTCTATCCTGTCGGCGTGGAGACAAATGCCGAAGGGTTCATACGGCGCAGTCGGTCTTACTTTCGCCCCCGCGCTCTGAAGCTGTGCAGCGGTCAACAGCGGCAATTCGGTGATCACTATCGAATCGATGATCGCGCGCCCCTGCTTGCGAATGCCCAACTGCAGGCTCATATCG contains:
- a CDS encoding LacI family DNA-binding transcriptional regulator, with the translated sequence MKRTAAGMHTLKEIAEKAGVSIVAASVALNPSTHSRAKVSEMTRNKILRIAERFNYKPNTFARSLRKKRTGSIGFASDRYNDLANNELKHRVLRASIERNIPIQFLNYDQYTAAGDMVRDMLSYDLEKLIVFRFWDRMDRAERKALSDRFGDRLLVLDYMGDGTAAHRASFMYADFTRAWLDLFGHLVKRGYTRAAVLTYDIPPSAPGADIFKSPQDARLKQLTAAYGKGFFDHTRDVFRTEITSPETVYAIARNIIAAGYDCIKIHHDQIAPMVYKAAADARKQIPMDIGIAGFDDIYFARYLTPPLTTVKNDFDAYTENIFRWLHAPMPSVIIPSSIIERESTARS
- a CDS encoding glycosyl hydrolase, which produces TATTGEWHVALRSRDLFTKGHRYTLSLSCRVLSLGDKDCFYFMTRPVSTNMWTTLRTEDEIGVVRKKEHWFVNDTYDDMSLQLGIRKQGRAIIDSIVITELPLLTAAQLQSAGAKVRPTAPYEPFGICLHADRIDTHPFGYTDELLDKALSLWKDMGVQWVRIGLGKPFTNREAAVHAEAVASQLARNEKLMNGLRERGIQFYIIASAGQVPWYTPPKASIKDGFPAWAYPHPDSEEYRLLIEAYARMYAKASDYWEIGNEMDWEFWAGTPEHFVRNLAIARETLRKYNPKVKIIMGGLAQDGIIGEKKGKDDYLQRMYDAGLKEKTDILAFHLYQSTVERNIYQLNRSIAVMAKNGDAKKPIWITETAKSIWNSTEDAQADYLRDTYTLLLRHPNIEKVFWWNFKSLKTKLDRESGLALVETNLAPRKAYEVFKSMPKNTDRFINNDLLRIDGLDR